Genomic window (Capricornis sumatraensis isolate serow.1 chromosome 1, serow.2, whole genome shotgun sequence):
TGCTTAACAGTGAACCGACAGTATCCTTTCtgctgttttttgtgtttttaaaaagcaacaacaaaaaacaaaactgcgaAGGCAGAGCCAATTGGGAGGTTCTCCACTGTCCCCAAAATTAACTTGACTTCATATACTGTATTTACAAATATCATTTCTAAATGTATTTACAGCTTTAGTAGAAATTAGAGGGTAGAGAACTgattagaatgaaaataactgtttaaaaccACAAACATTAGTAAAAGTAGAAAATTCTTTGTTTTCACAGTTTGTAAGAACAGGTTAAACACCTCTAGAAAAGGATGCTGTCACTGTCTTCACATTGTCTGTGTGTTAGAAAAGGTAGCTCAAGAAGAGACTCAATTATGAACGAAGCTATATGGATTCAGGATATATTTTACTGTAAAAGACTTCTTCACATATCACTTTTGTCTTAACTGTTTTTGCATTTGTTATAAGTGAAACATCTAACCTAAAACTGTACAGAAATAGGGACTttgctttcaaaaacaaaaagaaaaagagtcgCTCTAAAGAGTTACACAGCGGACTTCGTCTGTGGAGACGTGAAGTGAACTTCGGGGAGAGAATGTTTCTGTTGTGTGGTCACGTTAATCCTCCTGGCACATCCTCATGTGACAAGGCACAATTAATTGCTGCTGCCCGATCTGAACGGAGATAAGCTTTCACTGGCCGTGCACACTGAGGAGCACGGCGCCCAGCTCTGCGCTGGCCTGCGCGCGGCCTCCCGCGAAGCCCTGTGGAACCTTACAGTACTGGGTTATGGCTTGAGAATTCACTCTGAGCACTGCTAGCAGTGGAGAAGGTCAAGTGTTAGCAACATGAATGGGAGCAAGTGGAACTTGCAAACTGTGGAATCATTACTCGAGAGAAACGCAATCAATTTTTCTGCCCCTTAACAGTCCCATTATAATGTCTGAACCTGAACTGTACAATCAAAgcaatgtagatttttttttttttgtcaaagacAATTTTGGATAAGTCACTCTTTGGTAAACTCAAACCAGTTAAACAAATTTACACACACGAAGAACTTCATGTACATAAGGTTAAGACGGACACGGTGACAAGAACCAGGACGTTGGAGGCGCTTGCCCCAAGTGCCTTCCCTCCTCACTTGTCTCGTGTATCACAGAATGCTCTGGAGACCTCTCAGGAGGAAGGCCCCAAGCCTGAGTGAAAAGGAGGTTCCTTCCCTGAGCCTGACCTCTCGTGTCCTCGATTTGGGTGTTTCTTGTCACAAACTTTAATTTGTATCACAACACAAATTTTTTGCATTtaattctttgaagaaaaaaaaaaaatcaaaaccaaacttgtaaggaaaaaaaaaatcacaaacatttACCTGAAACCCCAGAACATATTTAAGTGGGTAAACACTGGGGGTCCAGCCTCCCCTCGAGGCACAGGGCTTTGATAGGAGTTGAACAAGTGCTTCAGGGAGAGAACAGGCCCCGGACTTAGGCAGTCTGACAGGAAAAGGCATACTATATACCCGGTTAGCAGAAGCCGCTCCTCGAGCAGCAGGACTCGCGTGTGTCTGGACGTACTAACACTGATGTGGAGCGTGGTGGCTCACGCCGTGTGCACAGACCCCCTGTGCTGAAGAGATGCTACTGCACAGCTACCACCCCGGGGGGGCGGTCACACACAAGGGcctgaatgatttttttcccccagaaccaaaaaacaaaagaaaacaaaaatccccaAACACTCTCCCACCCCAACTCCATTCTTGGTATTTTAAGAGCCAAAAAAGCATGGGAAACCggcaaacatctatttctgtattCCTTTTAACTCCTTGCTTCTGAGGTTtcacttttggtttttttttcctcttagaggGTTTGCGCTATTCTCCTAGGGAGACACTGGTTGTGTTTTAGGGCCAAGGTTCTCAAAGCAGAAGCGTCTGGAGTGCTGATCTCTTACCAGCGGCCCATGGCACAGACTCAACACTAAACTGCTCACATTACTCTCTGCTAGAGTATATTGTACCAGAGCAATCTTACAGAGCCTGTTTGGTATACCAGAAGCACATGGgtgaacaaaatataaaactcaaGACATTTCCTCAAGCACTAATAAAACATTATCCAAATAGgactcagttttgttttgttttgttttaaatacagtAATGTGTTTGCCAGCACATACTTTTGAGGTCTTTTTTTCAAGCTATAAActcaggagagggaaaaaaaaattgtaattcaCTTTTACCATTACAGTTCACATTTTCTACAACTATACTGACCTAAAAGATACATAACATAAAAAATAGCACCACGTGACCAAAAAAATGGTGACACACAGAGATTTGGTGACACACAGAGTAAATTAGAGGGCTTTTTAACTGTTGGTTTCTTTAAGCAGGAAACACTGAGAGTGGGGGAGCCAATGAGGCTCTTGTCAGCACACACAATACCAAGATAGATATATTGCTTGCAATTCCCATAGAGTATATCTTTACAAAAAGTACAAATTCCAAGTTCTGCAGTTTCCCTGGGAACTGCATGTAGAAAAAGTTGCTGTGCACCTGAACTGGCtgtttgaaaagagaaagaaggtttaaagaaaaaaacaaaaacaaaaaaccacaacactgcttggagaattttgtagACAGAACTACAAATTCCTTTCCTTTACTGCGAGTACTAACTCACGGTAGAGTGATTCGATTTAGTTACctggtgtgtgtgtttctacAGTACGGAATGAAGGTAGATTCAGAGGCCAGTAAAAACATTGAAAACCACTGCTCCTTTGGGGTTGGCTAATATAACACTACAATATGTAAAAAGGTCAGCACCACGGGTCATCCAGCTTACCTAACTGGACAACTAACAAAAATTCCAAATGGTTTCCAACTAGAGTTGAATACGTTTTATGGCATTTGGTTTCTGTGTTTGTTATGAAGCAGAGCTATGAACACTGTGATTTGCTTTGCTTGCTTTTGGACACAATGATTAACATATGTATGAATACCTATTAACATTCTTTCATAAGGGAAATAAAGGGGCAAAACCCTAACATATTAGGTAGGGACGAGACAGAGTCCAAAGCCCTGTTCACAttgtattaaattatatattcctCTTACATTCACCTCAACCAGAATAAAATCAAATTTGAgaatgtatatatactatatatataataatcgctttattatatatatatataaattgtctAACTACCCcctaaaagtaattttaaattagaaaaggtTACCCATTTGTATCAGCTGACGGCATCCCAGTCTCTCTCCATGGAAATGCACTGGCGCCAGGGCACACAATGAGAGAGTAAGCCTCTTGGCAGAGACGGAGGGTCGACTAGTTGGCATAGCTAAATCACTGGCAGATTTTGGATGAAGAGTTCGGCCAAAGAGGAATACTGTCAGCCTGTTTTCCCTGGATACACTGCCCTTCATGCTTTGAGCTcctttggggagggagggatgggagtGGGAAAGGATAAACACCATGGAGTGTTCCTTCCAGAAACCTTAGAAAAACTGCCAAGAGACCAAGAGATTTCCAGATGGTTGGGAAAACCAAAGATGACAACAAAGCAAATCACAAATAGGCATTGATGAATGTGCTTTGCGTGGgtgcactattttttttttttttttaccatcttaaTCAGGAGCATCGGACACCGTGTGAATTTCCATCCGGGAATCCAGGGCCATCTCTGAGGCCGAGGCATCGTTTTCTAGTTTCTGTTCCGCATACACGTCTGTTCTCTCAGGGGATTCCATGCGACTGCGGACTTCCGCCACGCCGGGGTGGTTTTTCCGCAGGTGCTGGTTGAGGGTGCCTTGGAAAGGGAAGCACTTCCCGCAGATCTCACAGCGGAACGGCTTGTCGTCGGTATGGCCCCGGATGTGGTACTCCAACTGGTCCTTCCGCGTGTACTTCTTCCCGCAGAACTTGCACACGAAGGGCGTGATTCCCATGTGGAGCCGCATGTGCCTGTCAAGACTTCCTTTCTGGTTGAAGGACTTGCCGCAGTAGATGCAAATCAACCTCTCGTTGTACGGGTACCAGTGGCCTCGCGCGCTCCTCTCCCGGGGGCTGCTCTCGAAGCCCGGGTTGTTCACCACGGCCTCGCTGTCGGAACCCTGCACCAGCCCCTGCAGATCACTGTGCAGGTGGACGGACAGGGCCCGCTTCTGGCGGGCCCGTCCTCCTCGGAAACAGCTCAGCATGGATCTGGACGGGCTGGAGTTACTCAAACTTCCGAATGCCTCAGATACACCACCGGCCGGCTGCGAGGCTGCCTGGCAGTAGGAATAGGCGTGCTGGAGCACAGAACCATAGGAACCCACGTTCACGGCCACGACTTGCTCCCCATCAACCATCTCGGTGTGGTACCCGTCGTCTCCCAGGGACGAGCTGTCGGAACAGCTGGGCCGGTCGGACTTCTCCATCTTCACTTTCACCTCGGTGAtctggctctccctccccagCAGGTCCCCTTGCTCATGGTCCCCCTCGATTTGGATCTCGTACTCGGAGACGCTCCCACTGCTCCCTCGGTCCGAGTGCCCTTCCTCCTGTAAACGGCTGCTGCGCAGAGCTTTGCTGGGTGTGGTCTCCATCCTCAGATCGCTGCTTGTGGTGGGCTGCCGTACCTGAGAGCAGTATGGTGGGGAGATCTCCACCGGGTTGGCAAAAAAGCTGCTGTCTTTCACTCCGTTGCGGCTCTCCGGGGTCTCTTCCGCACCGACGGTCACCGAGTCCACACCTCCCACACTAATTTTTGAATGGATGCTCTCTAGGATCTGCGTGCACTTGTCAATGACACACTGCATCTGAAGAAAGCTAGCTGCTGTCAGAAAACTGACAACATCCTTCAGCTGCAAGGACATTCTTCCAGTGTAACAAAATGAAAGCAACTGTTCAAACACATTGGGGTTTTTAATCACTGATATTGACAAGCCACTCATGGTACTTAGTGCTGAATGGTCCCGGAAGTAGGGGGAGCTGGCTGCGAGGACGGCTTTGTGGGCTCGGAATGGCTGACCCTGAATGTGGACAATGATGTCACATAGTTTTCCTTGCAGGCGGAGTTCGTTTAGCTGGCTCAGGACGGTGCTGCTGTACTCGGGCACATCAAACTGAATAAAACTGCTGCTGTCCATTTCTACTGACATGAAGCGTAATCTGAGGAGAGAGAGAGTTTCATAATTCACCAGTGACTCCTCACTTAAGTACAAGCCATATAAACACAACCGTGCAAAAaagaccaccaccaccatcactgtaGCTACTGTACATCTGGGGGTATGCCTGAGCAATTTTCCtcttacttttatttccagtccTTCATGTCTCGTTTAATTCACCTAAAGCTACATAACTTAATGATCAGTTAGCCTAGCGTCTTAGCTGCCTTTCATCTTGACTGAAGTAAAACATGTTACACATAGTAGGGCCATCTTTGCTCTAATTGAGAACTTGGTATCCTTTTGAGAAACATATTTTCCCATTTCACCTACCTTTGAGGAGTTGGAGTACTCTGTAAAAggtaagtaaattcattttttaaatgttctgctTTATGTGCATACTTTCAACTGGTGTTTTTCAAGTATATGGCACACCGGATACACTGAATGGAGCATAAGCCCTTTTTAGTTTAGAATCTGAGTTGCTGTCTTGATGTCCATTTTTCCCCCTTCGGCTCTACACACCTTTATCTCCTTTGGGGTCGGTAATTCATAGAGCAATGCTCGATCTCCTTCAGTGAAGAGGTTTTAGAGGGTAGGAGCAAGAGTGATGGGCATACCAG
Coding sequences:
- the ZBTB34 gene encoding zinc finger and BTB domain-containing protein 34; the encoded protein is MSVEMDSSSFIQFDVPEYSSTVLSQLNELRLQGKLCDIIVHIQGQPFRAHKAVLAASSPYFRDHSALSTMSGLSISVIKNPNVFEQLLSFCYTGRMSLQLKDVVSFLTAASFLQMQCVIDKCTQILESIHSKISVGGVDSVTVGAEETPESRNGVKDSSFFANPVEISPPYCSQVRQPTTSSDLRMETTPSKALRSSRLQEEGHSDRGSSGSVSEYEIQIEGDHEQGDLLGRESQITEVKVKMEKSDRPSCSDSSSLGDDGYHTEMVDGEQVVAVNVGSYGSVLQHAYSYCQAASQPAGGVSEAFGSLSNSSPSRSMLSCFRGGRARQKRALSVHLHSDLQGLVQGSDSEAVVNNPGFESSPRERSARGHWYPYNERLICIYCGKSFNQKGSLDRHMRLHMGITPFVCKFCGKKYTRKDQLEYHIRGHTDDKPFRCEICGKCFPFQGTLNQHLRKNHPGVAEVRSRMESPERTDVYAEQKLENDASASEMALDSRMEIHTVSDAPD